The following are from one region of the Capsicum annuum cultivar UCD-10X-F1 chromosome 1, UCD10Xv1.1, whole genome shotgun sequence genome:
- the LOC107874396 gene encoding dTDP-3,4-didehydro-2,6-dideoxy-alpha-D-glucose 3-reductase → MAESQAPHIAIIGAGIFVKTQYIPRLAEIPNLFVLSAIWSRSEESARSAVEVAQKHFPNVVCKWGDAGLEEIIKDSSITGVAVVLAGQAMVDMSLRLLKAGKHVLQEKPAAETVEEAEKALAHYSSLSATLTHQPIWAVAENYRFEPAIIESKKLISEIGEMINIQVIIEGSMNSSNPYFASSWRRQFVGGFILDMGVHFVAGLRMLVGCEISSLSSMNSHVDKTLPPPDNISSIFQLENGCSGVFVMVVNSKSPKIMWRVVGLNGVLQVERGIKDGQHGYSVSLNMADGQSKSFFYQFSGVTDELKTFLSDVSTANLKKDQSSHIDPRLSFAESARDVAVLEAMLESGKRQGALVQVKKF, encoded by the exons ATGGCTGAGTCACAGGCACCCCATATAGCCATTATTGGAGCTGGCATTTTTGTTAAGACTCAATATATACCAAGATTAGCTGAAATTCCTAATCTCTTTGTACTTAGTGCCATTTGGAGTCGCAGTGAG gAATCTGCCAGAAGTGCTGTTGAAGTAGCACAAAAGCATTTCCCAAATGTGGTGTGTAAGTGGGGAGATGCTGGGCTCGAGGAGATCATTAAAGATAGTTCCATTACAGGTGTTGCTGTGGTTCTTGCTGGGCAAGCCATG GTGGATATGTCATTGAGGCTGCTCAAGGCAGGGAAGCATGTCCTTCAAG AGAAACCAGCTGCCGAAA CTGTGGAAGAGGCAGAAAAAGCATTGGCTCACTATAGTTCTCTTAGCGCCACATTAACTCACCAACCAATTTGGGCAGTTGCAGAAAATTATCGCTTCGAACCTGCCATCATTGAG AGCAAGAAGCTAATTTCTGAAATTGGAGAGATGATCAATATCCAAGTAATCATTGAAGGATCAATGAACAGCTCAAATCCTTACTTCGCCAGTTCCTGGAGACGCCAGTTTGTT GGCGGTTTCATTCTAGACATGGGCGTACATTTTGTAGCTGGACTAAGGATG CTTGTTGGATGTGAGATTTCATCATTGTCATCCATGAATTCTCATGTGGATAAGACTTTGCCTCCTCCAGATAACATCTCGTCGATCTT TCAACTGGAGAATGGGTGTTCAGGAGTTTTTGTGATGGTGGTGAATTCGAAGTCACCAAAG ATAATGTGGCGAGTTGTGGGTTTGAACGGAGTGCTGCAAGTTGAGCGTGGTATCAAGGATGGACAGCATGGGTACTCG GTTTCCCTAAATATGGCTGACGGTCAAAGCAAGAGCTTCTTTTATCAGTTTAGCGGGGTCACTGATGAACTGAAAACATTTTTATCAGATGTATCGACGGCCAACCTGAAG AAGGACCAAAGTTCCCACATCGATCCTCGTCTCTCATTTGCTGAAAGTGCTCGTGATGTTGCTGTTTTGGAAGCGATGCTCGAATCAGGGAAGCGACAAGGAGCTCTGGTCCAAGTAAAAAAGTTCTAG